In Nocardia yunnanensis, one DNA window encodes the following:
- a CDS encoding MFS transporter: MTAGKLTEALTASAAQRNPKRWLILVVLCLATLVLVIDNMVLTVALPEIAIDLHAGPQALQWVIDCYILVFAGLLLTTGSLSDRFGRRLVMVLGLVLFGAASLLAAYATSAGMLIAGRVIMGIGGALIMPSTLSILITVFDEDERPKAIAAWTGVSVLGMVGGPVLGGVLLEHFWWGAVFLLNVPIAALAIAAAFGLMPESKGPARPTDLPGMALSIVGTVSLVWSIIEFPSKGLAGTWVSIAAAVIFLVAFAIRELKTEHPMVPLQLFRNRVFTGSSFSLVLVTFANAGLSLLLTQYLQFVLGYSPIKTALAFTPLAISALLFNGLGAGLVQKLGVRPVTLIGMLVLAGGSGALAALTADSGFWAAALAMAVLGAGAGLAMPAAIGALMGAIPAEQAGVGSALNDTIQQTGGALGVAVLGAVLAGTYTGGMPSDAPAAARDSIAGAVVTGDNAVVTAARDAFSHAMSTTFLASGAAVLVATVIAFFLMKGAKAVAAPEAIEAEAELAEAL; the protein is encoded by the coding sequence ATGACCGCCGGAAAACTGACCGAGGCGCTGACAGCGTCTGCGGCCCAGCGCAATCCGAAGCGCTGGCTGATTCTCGTCGTGCTCTGCCTGGCCACGCTGGTCCTGGTGATCGACAATATGGTGCTCACCGTCGCGCTGCCGGAGATCGCGATCGATCTGCACGCCGGCCCGCAGGCGCTGCAGTGGGTGATCGACTGCTACATCTTGGTTTTCGCGGGCCTGCTGCTCACCACCGGCAGCCTCTCGGACCGCTTCGGCCGCCGGCTGGTGATGGTGCTGGGCCTGGTCCTCTTCGGCGCGGCCTCACTGCTCGCGGCGTACGCGACCAGCGCGGGCATGCTGATCGCCGGCCGCGTGATCATGGGCATCGGCGGCGCGCTCATCATGCCGAGCACGCTGTCCATCCTGATCACCGTGTTCGACGAGGACGAGCGTCCCAAGGCGATCGCCGCCTGGACCGGCGTGTCCGTGCTCGGCATGGTCGGCGGCCCGGTGCTGGGCGGCGTGCTGCTCGAGCACTTCTGGTGGGGTGCGGTGTTCCTGCTCAACGTGCCGATCGCGGCGCTGGCGATCGCGGCGGCCTTCGGCCTGATGCCGGAGTCCAAGGGTCCGGCCCGCCCGACCGATCTGCCGGGCATGGCGCTGTCCATCGTGGGCACGGTGTCGCTGGTGTGGAGCATCATCGAGTTCCCGTCCAAGGGCCTTGCGGGCACGTGGGTTTCGATCGCCGCGGCCGTGATCTTCCTGGTGGCCTTCGCCATTCGTGAACTGAAGACCGAGCACCCGATGGTGCCGTTGCAGCTGTTCCGCAATCGCGTCTTCACCGGATCCAGCTTCTCGCTGGTGCTGGTCACCTTCGCCAATGCCGGTCTGTCGCTGCTGCTCACCCAGTACCTGCAGTTCGTGCTCGGTTACTCGCCCATCAAGACCGCGCTGGCCTTCACGCCGCTGGCCATCTCCGCGCTGCTGTTCAACGGCCTGGGCGCCGGACTGGTGCAGAAGCTGGGCGTGCGCCCGGTGACCCTGATCGGCATGCTGGTGCTGGCCGGCGGTTCCGGCGCCCTGGCCGCGCTCACCGCGGACTCCGGCTTCTGGGCCGCGGCGCTGGCCATGGCGGTGCTGGGTGCGGGCGCCGGGCTGGCCATGCCGGCCGCGATCGGCGCGCTGATGGGTGCGATCCCGGCGGAGCAGGCCGGTGTCGGCTCGGCGCTGAACGACACCATTCAGCAGACCGGCGGCGCGCTGGGCGTGGCGGTGCTGGGCGCCGTGCTGGCCGGAACCTACACCGGCGGAATGCCTTCCGACGCTCCGGCCGCGGCCCGCGACAGCATCGCCGGCGCCGTCGTCACCGGCGACAACGCCGTGGTGACGGCAGCTCGCGACGCCTTCAGCCACGCCATGTCGACCACCTTCCTCGCCAGCGGCGCGGCGGTCCTGGTCGCCACGGTGATCGCCTTCTTCCTGATGAAGGGCGCGAAAGCGGTGGCGGCCCCCGAAGCGATCGAGGCCGAAGCCGAACTGGCCGAGGCGCTCTGA
- a CDS encoding TetR/AcrR family transcriptional regulator, which produces MTQATARTGPGRPRDPHLDAQVLKAAQELLVRDGYQATTIAAVARRAGVVTTSIYRRWPGKRALVEEAVFALDSANHPAPTGDLRADLLAWTHLFLAAAAHPAARSAIPGLLSEYHDDQESYRRLLDGGERPTIAALRELLTAAADSGQADRACDVEAIFEFLRGATLMRALTHGTEDADHFSRRIADALYAVAQTPTSG; this is translated from the coding sequence GTGACCCAGGCGACCGCCCGCACCGGCCCCGGCCGCCCGCGCGACCCGCACCTGGACGCCCAGGTGCTGAAGGCCGCCCAGGAACTGCTGGTTCGCGACGGTTATCAGGCCACCACCATCGCCGCCGTGGCCCGCCGGGCCGGCGTCGTCACCACCTCGATCTATCGGCGCTGGCCGGGTAAGCGGGCGCTGGTGGAGGAGGCCGTCTTCGCCCTCGACAGCGCGAACCATCCGGCCCCCACCGGCGATCTACGCGCCGATCTGCTGGCCTGGACGCACCTGTTTCTCGCCGCGGCCGCACATCCGGCGGCCCGTTCGGCGATTCCGGGTCTGCTCTCGGAGTATCACGACGATCAGGAGAGCTACCGTCGCCTGCTCGACGGCGGCGAGCGGCCGACGATCGCGGCCCTGCGCGAGCTGCTCACGGCCGCCGCCGATTCCGGTCAGGCGGACCGCGCCTGCGATGTCGAGGCGATCTTCGAATTCCTGCGTGGCGCGACCCTGATGCGCGCGCTCACGCACGGCACCGAGGATGCCGACCACTTCAGCCGCCGCATCGCGGACGCGCTGTACGCGGTCGCGCAAACTCCCACGTCAGGCTAG
- a CDS encoding SDR family oxidoreductase, which yields MTTTPRVVVMGGSSGIGEATATAFAADGAEVVITGRDRDKLDAAITRIGGKTTGYALDATSQADLDAFFVQAGTIDHLVVSVSGSAGSGPFAELDLEQLAAGFDGKFWPQVRILKAALGHLNPEGSVTLVTAGSSRSAFPGTAGLAAINGALDAMVPPLAVELAPLRINAVSPGVIDTPWWDRVPEEQRRALFDGLVATTPVGRVGRPEDIARAIHMLATNGFITGVVLDANGGTSLATGR from the coding sequence ATGACCACAACACCGCGCGTCGTCGTCATGGGTGGCAGCTCCGGCATCGGCGAGGCCACCGCCACCGCGTTCGCGGCCGACGGCGCCGAGGTCGTCATCACCGGGCGCGATCGCGACAAGCTGGACGCGGCGATCACCCGGATCGGGGGCAAGACCACCGGTTACGCGCTGGATGCCACCAGCCAGGCCGATCTCGATGCTTTCTTCGTGCAGGCCGGCACCATCGACCACCTGGTCGTCTCGGTCAGCGGCTCGGCCGGCAGCGGGCCGTTCGCCGAACTCGACCTGGAGCAGCTGGCCGCCGGCTTCGACGGCAAGTTCTGGCCGCAGGTGCGCATCCTGAAAGCCGCACTCGGACACCTGAATCCGGAGGGTTCCGTCACCCTGGTCACCGCGGGCTCGTCGCGCTCGGCCTTCCCCGGCACCGCCGGACTGGCCGCCATCAACGGCGCACTCGACGCCATGGTCCCGCCGCTGGCGGTGGAACTCGCCCCGCTGCGCATCAATGCCGTCTCCCCGGGCGTCATCGACACCCCGTGGTGGGACCGGGTTCCCGAGGAACAGCGCCGGGCCCTGTTCGACGGTCTGGTGGCCACCACCCCGGTGGGTCGTGTCGGCCGTCCCGAGGACATCGCCCGCGCCATCCACATGCTGGCCACCAATGGTTTCATCACCGGTGTCGTCCTCGACGCCAATGGCGGCACCAGCCTGGCGACAGGTCGCTGA
- a CDS encoding low temperature requirement protein A, giving the protein MLDQESPDHRELPTPTPAYGDPAAPASTPPGESTVARRATWFELFGDLVFVAAVGQITHRVGAHPGAGSVAAAAGLFVPLWWAWVLYAVHANRADRDTVAHRLLTGVGLTGVVGMAVFAGGVGQSRGVDAGFVLSYLGARTGVAALYAWDSRRDPGLIPVFRSFTVGSVASAIFWLGGLACDGGWRYGAWAVAMLMELALPLVAGRRLRRVTQETEHLRERFGLFTIIVLGESVLGFTNGLAAAHTAGWAALTAAAAFALTVGLWWSYFNGSGVRPGSHTELARPGKLLHAFTFGHLPMLLGLALTGASMGIAVTEGGAHLNATAGACIVGGVIVYLVSVALVRAAFTGIREAVVVIRLLTAVLAAALLPVATRIPVAGLLTALAVLVIGSVVVETPAQRRRAAAA; this is encoded by the coding sequence ATGCTCGACCAGGAGTCCCCGGACCACCGCGAATTGCCCACCCCCACTCCGGCTTACGGTGATCCGGCCGCCCCGGCGAGCACCCCGCCCGGCGAATCGACCGTCGCGCGCCGGGCCACCTGGTTCGAATTGTTCGGCGACCTGGTGTTCGTCGCTGCGGTCGGGCAGATCACCCACCGCGTGGGCGCGCATCCCGGCGCCGGATCGGTGGCCGCGGCCGCGGGGCTGTTCGTGCCGCTGTGGTGGGCGTGGGTGCTCTACGCGGTGCATGCAAATCGCGCCGATCGGGACACGGTGGCGCATCGGCTGCTGACCGGCGTCGGATTGACCGGCGTCGTCGGCATGGCGGTGTTCGCGGGCGGGGTCGGGCAGAGTCGGGGCGTCGACGCCGGGTTCGTGCTGTCGTATCTGGGCGCGCGGACCGGCGTCGCGGCGCTGTACGCCTGGGACTCCCGGCGTGATCCGGGCCTGATTCCCGTATTCCGTTCCTTCACAGTCGGTTCCGTCGCCAGCGCCATCTTCTGGCTCGGCGGCCTGGCCTGCGACGGCGGCTGGCGCTACGGCGCCTGGGCCGTCGCCATGCTGATGGAACTGGCGCTACCGCTGGTGGCGGGCCGGCGGCTGCGCCGGGTGACCCAGGAGACCGAGCATCTGCGAGAACGCTTCGGCCTCTTCACCATCATCGTGCTCGGCGAATCCGTTCTCGGTTTCACCAATGGTCTGGCCGCCGCGCACACCGCCGGCTGGGCGGCGCTGACCGCGGCCGCGGCGTTCGCGTTGACGGTGGGCCTGTGGTGGTCGTATTTCAACGGCAGCGGCGTGCGACCGGGTTCGCACACCGAGCTGGCGCGCCCCGGAAAGTTGCTGCACGCCTTCACCTTCGGACACCTACCGATGCTGCTGGGACTCGCGTTGACCGGTGCGTCGATGGGCATAGCCGTCACCGAAGGCGGTGCACATCTCAACGCCACCGCCGGCGCCTGCATCGTCGGCGGCGTCATCGTCTATCTGGTCTCGGTAGCGCTGGTCCGCGCCGCCTTCACCGGAATTCGTGAGGCGGTGGTGGTAATTCGCCTGCTCACGGCCGTGCTGGCCGCCGCATTGCTGCCCGTGGCCACCCGCATTCCGGTGGCCGGGCTGCTGACGGCGCTGGCGGTGCTGGTGATCGGCTCGGTCGTCGTCGAGACCCCGGCCCAGCGCCGGCGCGCGGCGGCGGCCTGA
- a CDS encoding TetR/AcrR family transcriptional regulator, with the protein MRHERPHTGRRRNEASRQAILDAALTLLGESGGAAVTIDAIARAAGVGKQTVYRWWPSKGAVLLDALTERSALQVPTPDTGSVRADLNTIITATFRGAQEPTTAPALRTLVREAANDAHLAELLQTFTAQRRAAVHAVLARGQERGEIRPDADLNLMVDEFYGVFWYRFFLGHAPIDDGVAERLTDSILARH; encoded by the coding sequence GTGCGTCACGAGCGACCCCACACCGGGCGGCGGCGCAACGAGGCCTCGCGCCAAGCCATCCTGGACGCGGCCCTGACCCTGCTCGGCGAATCCGGGGGCGCGGCGGTGACCATCGACGCCATCGCCCGCGCGGCCGGCGTCGGTAAACAGACCGTCTACCGCTGGTGGCCGTCCAAGGGCGCGGTCCTGCTCGACGCGCTCACCGAGCGATCCGCGCTACAGGTGCCCACCCCCGACACCGGCTCGGTGCGCGCGGATCTGAACACCATCATCACCGCGACATTCCGTGGCGCACAGGAACCTACGACCGCGCCCGCGCTGCGCACGCTGGTGCGCGAGGCCGCGAACGACGCGCATCTGGCCGAACTGCTGCAAACCTTCACCGCACAGCGCCGCGCCGCCGTCCACGCCGTGCTGGCCCGCGGTCAGGAACGTGGCGAAATCCGGCCCGATGCCGATCTGAACCTCATGGTCGACGAGTTCTACGGCGTGTTCTGGTATCGCTTCTTCCTCGGCCACGCGCCCATCGACGACGGTGTCGCCGAACGACTAACGGATTCGATTCTGGCCCGGCACTGA
- a CDS encoding tetratricopeptide repeat protein, giving the protein MSEKIEKALILTELGRLEAARDMLAEVLAGEPEDALALARMADLCRQLGEYERALEFSASALRVTPDSTYVWRVRALSEFRLGMDTSGEVAAGHRARAVEAARHAVELDPSSVDNLRVQATTQWDTDPSAALQLLDRALELDPDNAQVHVLRGLIFRWQLSVSDKLARAEAAFREALRLEPEHSQALYELALITRVRGDLSTGTQQLRRVAELDPEYGGRVREQLDRVAAVLKKRTTRWAARVVASQDRRRTVGYRFRRFAAIFVALMLIRVVIAAVSHDSSTPPEHNYYSPPPTFPSYLQHFTLPPMPTWPPSVTPGQGLPQLPSAPR; this is encoded by the coding sequence ATGAGCGAGAAGATCGAGAAGGCGCTGATCCTGACCGAGCTCGGTCGGTTGGAGGCGGCCCGGGACATGCTGGCGGAGGTGCTCGCCGGGGAGCCGGAGGATGCGCTGGCGCTGGCGCGCATGGCCGATCTGTGCCGTCAGCTGGGGGAGTACGAACGGGCGCTGGAGTTTTCGGCGTCGGCCCTGCGGGTGACACCGGATTCCACCTATGTCTGGCGGGTGCGGGCGTTGTCGGAGTTCCGGCTGGGCATGGACACGAGTGGGGAGGTGGCCGCCGGGCACCGGGCGCGGGCGGTGGAGGCGGCTCGGCACGCCGTCGAGCTGGATCCGAGCAGTGTGGACAACCTGCGAGTCCAGGCGACCACGCAGTGGGATACGGATCCGAGTGCGGCGCTGCAACTTTTGGATCGAGCCCTGGAACTCGACCCGGACAATGCCCAGGTGCACGTGTTGCGCGGCTTGATCTTTCGCTGGCAGCTGTCGGTTTCCGACAAGCTCGCCCGGGCCGAGGCAGCCTTCCGGGAAGCGCTGCGGCTGGAGCCGGAGCATTCTCAGGCGCTCTACGAACTCGCGCTGATCACCCGGGTACGCGGCGATCTCTCCACGGGCACACAGCAATTACGGCGGGTGGCCGAACTCGATCCCGAGTATGGCGGCAGGGTTCGCGAGCAGCTGGACCGCGTCGCCGCGGTGCTGAAGAAGCGCACGACGCGCTGGGCAGCCCGGGTCGTCGCATCGCAGGACAGGCGGCGAACAGTTGGTTACCGCTTCCGCCGCTTTGCCGCGATCTTCGTGGCGCTCATGCTGATCCGCGTCGTGATCGCGGCCGTCTCCCACGATTCCTCCACCCCGCCCGAGCACAACTACTACTCGCCGCCGCCGACCTTCCCCTCCTACCTGCAACACTTCACCCTCCCCCCGATGCCCACCTGGCCTCCGAGCGTGACCCCAGGTCAGGGGCTGCCACAGCTGCCCAGCGCGCCGCGGTGA
- a CDS encoding phosphotransferase family protein → MSSIRIPAEQLGAALESAVRTHFPGSGAARVRDLRRTERGFATETYLFEIEDAAGVVPMVLRRPPDMSLFPDYDLLRQVLVMQRLAGTGIPVPAVTWLERGDNPLGSPYFVMNRLAGQAPSDYPSYHTAGNYYEATPEQRARMWWGCVDTIAEVNRLDWQALGLGFLAFPRYGAGVLEQGVNYLDAALRWACEGEPPETYRRAIAYLRDNLREPERITLCWGDARMSNILYDKDFRVSGVLDWEIAHLGCPESDLAWLLFLDWACSEYEGHAPLPGTPSRAETIAYYEKRTGTTVGDLDYQEVFSAALLSVPLLRMTHRVQLPPEVNITGFCTARIEQLLN, encoded by the coding sequence GTGAGCAGCATTCGAATTCCCGCCGAGCAGCTCGGCGCGGCCCTGGAATCGGCTGTGCGCACGCACTTTCCGGGCTCCGGGGCGGCGCGGGTGCGCGATCTGCGCCGCACCGAGCGCGGATTCGCCACCGAGACCTACCTTTTCGAGATCGAGGACGCGGCCGGCGTCGTTCCCATGGTGTTGCGGCGCCCGCCCGACATGTCCCTGTTTCCCGACTACGACCTGCTGCGGCAGGTGCTGGTCATGCAGCGGCTGGCGGGCACCGGAATTCCGGTGCCGGCCGTCACCTGGCTCGAACGCGGCGACAATCCGCTCGGCAGTCCGTATTTCGTGATGAACCGGCTGGCCGGGCAGGCGCCGAGCGATTATCCGTCCTATCACACGGCCGGGAACTATTACGAGGCCACGCCGGAGCAGCGGGCGCGCATGTGGTGGGGATGCGTCGACACCATCGCCGAGGTCAACCGGTTGGACTGGCAGGCATTGGGATTGGGTTTCCTGGCGTTTCCACGGTACGGCGCGGGCGTTCTCGAGCAAGGCGTGAACTATCTGGACGCCGCGTTGCGCTGGGCCTGCGAGGGTGAGCCGCCGGAGACCTACCGGCGGGCCATCGCGTATCTGCGCGACAACCTCCGCGAACCCGAACGCATCACCCTGTGCTGGGGCGACGCGCGGATGTCGAACATTCTGTACGACAAGGACTTCCGAGTCAGCGGCGTCCTGGATTGGGAGATCGCGCATCTGGGCTGCCCCGAATCGGATCTGGCCTGGCTGTTGTTCCTGGACTGGGCGTGCAGCGAGTACGAGGGGCATGCCCCGCTGCCGGGCACACCGTCGCGAGCGGAGACCATCGCCTATTACGAGAAGCGCACCGGGACCACCGTCGGCGACCTCGACTACCAGGAGGTCTTCTCGGCGGCGCTGCTGTCGGTACCGCTACTGCGCATGACCCACCGGGTGCAACTGCCGCCGGAGGTGAACATCACCGGGTTCTGCACCGCCCGGATCGAGCAACTGCTGAACTGA
- a CDS encoding RNA-guided endonuclease InsQ/TnpB family protein, producing the protein MQLRYQYRLYPTAGQRESLARAFGCARVVFNDALAARKTAFAAELPFVPDSELSKQLTAAKATPERAWLSEVSAVVLQQALADLNSAYRNFFRSVTGNRKGPRMAPPRFRSRKDHRQSIRFTRNARFAVTAGKKLRLPKIGDVKVAWSRELPSEPSSVTVIKDAAGRYYASFVVEVDNQPLPEVDAEVGIDLGLTTFAVLSNGKRIESPKFLRRAERKLAKMQRKLSHKQKGSNNRAKARIKVAKAYAKVADTRRDWAHKHATAIVRETQAIYVEDLCVKGLARTRMAKSIHDAGWATFTRLLEEKAARSSRHFAKVDRFYPSSQICAPCGHRDGPKPLSMRLWTCPACGAVLDRDLNAANNILAAGRAERLNACGGTRSPAP; encoded by the coding sequence GTGCAGTTGCGTTACCAGTATCGCCTGTATCCCACGGCCGGTCAGCGAGAGTCGCTGGCGCGGGCTTTCGGGTGCGCGCGGGTGGTGTTCAACGACGCACTGGCAGCACGGAAGACCGCATTCGCAGCCGAGCTCCCTTTTGTCCCAGACAGCGAGTTGTCGAAGCAGTTGACCGCCGCGAAGGCGACACCGGAGCGGGCGTGGCTGAGTGAGGTGTCAGCGGTGGTGCTGCAGCAGGCCCTGGCGGACCTGAACTCGGCTTACCGCAACTTCTTTCGGTCGGTGACGGGTAACCGCAAGGGCCCCCGGATGGCGCCGCCACGGTTCCGGTCTCGCAAGGACCATCGTCAGTCGATCCGGTTTACCCGCAACGCCCGCTTCGCGGTCACCGCCGGAAAGAAGCTGCGGCTACCCAAGATCGGGGACGTGAAGGTCGCGTGGTCGCGGGAATTGCCGTCGGAACCATCGTCGGTGACGGTGATCAAGGACGCGGCCGGACGGTATTACGCGTCGTTCGTCGTCGAGGTGGACAACCAACCGTTGCCCGAGGTCGATGCCGAGGTGGGTATCGACCTCGGCCTGACCACCTTTGCGGTCCTCTCGAACGGCAAACGGATCGAGTCCCCGAAGTTTCTGCGTCGAGCCGAGCGCAAGCTCGCCAAGATGCAGCGGAAGCTTTCGCACAAGCAGAAAGGTTCGAACAACCGCGCTAAGGCACGGATCAAGGTGGCGAAGGCATATGCGAAAGTGGCTGACACACGCCGGGATTGGGCGCATAAGCATGCCACGGCGATAGTTCGTGAAACCCAAGCGATCTATGTCGAGGACTTGTGCGTAAAAGGCTTGGCCCGGACCAGGATGGCGAAATCGATCCACGATGCGGGCTGGGCCACGTTCACCCGCCTGCTCGAGGAGAAAGCCGCCCGATCCAGCCGACACTTTGCGAAGGTTGACCGCTTCTATCCATCCTCGCAGATCTGTGCGCCGTGCGGGCACCGTGACGGACCCAAACCGCTGTCAATGCGCTTATGGACGTGCCCAGCGTGTGGAGCGGTACTCGATCGTGATCTGAACGCTGCGAACAACATTCTCGCCGCCGGACGGGCGGAGAGGCTAAACGCCTGTGGAGGGACACGTAGCCCTGCCCCGTAA
- a CDS encoding TetR/AcrR family transcriptional regulator C-terminal domain-containing protein produces MAAHTQEFTSVWTRPQRERRDQPALSREQIVSEALALLDTEGYDALSMRKLGTRLNAGATSLYTHVTNKDEILELVIDEAFEGVRLPDTVEPAHWRDDLLRLGSDVRLAVLSHPWISTAMTGAGLAYLGPNLMRLSDGMLDILEAAGFDDLSADRAANAFWSYTFGATSGETAMLTTIARSGLSEQEYFARFMETAQRVTQDYPQIAKRYEMYRSLDTTQSREDFFREELELILDGLEVRRSRDARK; encoded by the coding sequence ATGGCGGCCCACACGCAGGAGTTCACGTCGGTATGGACCCGGCCGCAGCGAGAGCGGCGCGATCAGCCCGCGCTCAGCCGCGAGCAGATCGTCAGCGAGGCGCTCGCCTTGCTCGATACCGAGGGTTACGACGCGCTCAGCATGCGCAAGCTCGGCACCCGGCTCAATGCCGGCGCCACCTCCCTGTACACCCATGTGACCAACAAGGACGAGATCCTCGAGCTGGTGATCGACGAGGCGTTCGAGGGCGTCCGGCTGCCCGACACCGTCGAGCCCGCGCACTGGCGCGACGATCTGCTTCGACTGGGTAGCGACGTGCGGCTCGCGGTGCTGTCGCATCCGTGGATCAGCACCGCCATGACCGGGGCCGGACTGGCCTACCTCGGGCCCAATCTCATGCGGCTGTCCGACGGCATGCTCGACATCCTGGAAGCGGCGGGCTTCGACGACCTCTCGGCCGACCGGGCCGCAAATGCCTTCTGGTCCTACACCTTCGGCGCCACCAGCGGCGAGACCGCCATGCTCACCACCATCGCCCGCAGTGGATTGAGCGAGCAGGAGTACTTCGCGCGGTTCATGGAGACCGCCCAGCGGGTGACCCAGGACTACCCGCAGATCGCCAAACGCTATGAGATGTACCGGAGTCTGGACACCACGCAGTCGCGGGAGGACTTCTTCCGCGAGGAGCTCGAGCTCATTCTGGACGGACTGGAAGTGCGGCGCAGCCGAGACGCGCGTAAATAG
- a CDS encoding catalase codes for MTKATTTNSGAPVPSDNESLTAGTQGPILLHDHYLIEKLAQFNRERVPERVVHAKGAGAFGELVVTGDVSRYTKAAVFQPGTRTESLVRFSTVAGEQGSPDTWRDPRGFAVKFYTTEGNLDIVGNNTPVFFIKDPIKFPDFIHSQKRLPGSGLRDANMQWDFWTLRPETAHQVTWLMGDRGIPATLRHMDGFGSHTYQWINAAGERFWVKYHFKTDQGIQCLTQAEADEIAGKDADYHRRDLYEAIERGDHPSWTLKVQIMPVAEAENYRFNPFDLTKVWSQQDYPLIEVGRWTLNRNPANYFVDIEQAAFEPSNTVPGVAFSPDKMLLGRVFAYADAHRYRIGANYAQLPPNRPKAAQVNSYSQDGAMRFAHNASSVPVYAPNSFGGPHADAERAIDDGAWAFDPTMVRAGYVTHREDNDFAQAGTLVREVMDDAQRDRLVANVSGHILGGVTEPILSRVFDYWKSIDADLGKRIEVTVREQLNG; via the coding sequence ATGACCAAGGCGACCACCACCAATTCCGGCGCCCCTGTGCCCAGCGACAACGAGTCGCTCACCGCGGGCACCCAGGGCCCGATCCTGCTGCACGATCACTACCTGATCGAGAAGCTTGCGCAGTTCAACCGTGAGCGGGTGCCGGAGCGTGTGGTGCACGCCAAGGGTGCGGGCGCGTTCGGTGAGCTCGTGGTCACCGGCGACGTGAGCCGCTACACCAAGGCCGCGGTGTTCCAGCCGGGCACCCGGACCGAGTCGCTGGTGCGGTTCTCGACCGTCGCCGGTGAGCAGGGCAGCCCGGACACCTGGCGCGATCCGCGCGGGTTCGCGGTGAAGTTCTACACCACCGAGGGCAACCTCGACATCGTCGGCAACAACACCCCGGTGTTCTTCATCAAGGACCCGATCAAGTTCCCCGACTTCATCCACTCGCAGAAGCGCCTGCCGGGCAGCGGCCTGCGCGACGCCAACATGCAGTGGGACTTCTGGACCCTGCGCCCGGAGACCGCCCACCAGGTGACCTGGCTGATGGGCGACCGCGGCATCCCGGCCACCCTGCGCCACATGGACGGCTTCGGCTCGCACACCTACCAGTGGATCAACGCAGCGGGCGAACGCTTCTGGGTGAAGTACCACTTCAAGACCGATCAGGGCATCCAGTGCCTGACCCAGGCCGAGGCCGACGAGATCGCCGGAAAGGACGCCGACTACCACCGTCGCGACCTGTACGAGGCCATCGAGCGCGGCGACCACCCGTCCTGGACCCTGAAGGTCCAGATCATGCCGGTCGCCGAGGCCGAGAACTACCGCTTCAACCCGTTCGACCTGACCAAGGTCTGGTCGCAGCAGGACTACCCGCTCATCGAGGTCGGCCGCTGGACCCTGAACCGCAACCCCGCGAACTACTTCGTGGACATCGAGCAGGCCGCCTTCGAGCCGTCGAACACCGTTCCCGGCGTTGCCTTCTCGCCCGACAAGATGCTGCTGGGCCGCGTGTTCGCCTACGCCGACGCGCACCGCTACCGCATCGGCGCCAACTACGCGCAGCTGCCGCCGAACCGCCCCAAGGCCGCGCAGGTGAACTCCTACTCGCAGGACGGCGCGATGCGGTTCGCGCACAACGCCTCCAGCGTCCCGGTGTACGCACCCAACTCCTTCGGCGGCCCGCACGCCGATGCCGAGCGCGCCATCGACGACGGCGCGTGGGCCTTCGACCCGACCATGGTCCGGGCCGGCTACGTGACCCACCGCGAGGACAACGATTTCGCGCAGGCCGGCACCCTGGTCCGCGAGGTCATGGACGACGCGCAGCGGGATCGCCTGGTGGCCAACGTCTCCGGCCACATCCTCGGCGGCGTGACCGAGCCGATCCTCAGCCGCGTGTTCGACTACTGGAAGAGCATCGACGCCGACCTCGGCAAGCGCATCGAGGTCACCGTCCGCGAGCAGCTCAACGGCTGA